In Magnolia sinica isolate HGM2019 chromosome 12, MsV1, whole genome shotgun sequence, a single genomic region encodes these proteins:
- the LOC131220890 gene encoding probable LRR receptor-like serine/threonine-protein kinase At1g56140 isoform X1 — translation MGANPNTFSYSELRTATGNFSLENKLGAGGFGAVYKGTLSDGRTVAAKKLSVASQHGKSQFVTEIVTISAVQHRNLVKLYGCCLEGDERILVYEYLENKSLDHALYGDRKLHLNWPTRYGICLSTARGLSYLHEESRLRIVHRDVKASNILLDADLNPKISDFGLAKLYDDKKTHISTRVAGTIGYLAPEYAMRGHLTEKADVFGFGVVALEILSGRPNTDTSLDQDKIYLLEWAWTLHEANRPLELIDPTLSEFDKGEALRMIGVALLCTQTSPVLRPPMSRVVAMLSGDVEVSNVTSRPSYLTLWQFDELTNSLSDYMSRGSMEITMEGPCDTSNNSSWSTPAKHLPLPTQPFLQEITGERQG, via the exons ATGGGTGCCAACCCAAACACTTTTAGTTATTCGGAACTGAGGACTGCCACGGGAAATTTCAGTCTGGAAAATAAGTTGGGAGCAGGAGGATTTGGGGCTGTTTAtaag GGTACGCTTTCAGATGGAAGGACAGTAGCTGCGAAAAAACTCTCAGTGGCATCTCAACATGGAAAGAGTCAGTTTGTAACAGAGATTGTTACCATATCAGCAGTGCAGCACCGGAACCTTGTGAAGTTGTATGGATGCTGCCTCGAGGGAGATGAGCGGATTTTGGTTTACGAGTATCTCGAAAACAAGAGCCTTGATCATGCACTCTACG GAGACCGTAAGTTGCATCTAAATTGGCCCACCCGCTACGGTATTTGCTTGAGTACGGCACGAGGCCTCTCTTATCTCCACGAGGAGTCGAGGCTCCGAATCGTACATAGAGATGTCAAGGCCAGTAATATTTTGCTTGATGCTGATCTCAATCCCAAGATTTCAGATTTTGGTTTGGCCAAACTATATGATGATAAGAAGACACACATCAGCACACGGGTTGCAGGGACAAT TGGGTATCTTGCACCGGAGTATGCCATGCGTGGGCATCTGACAGAAAAGGCTGACGTGTTCGGATTTGGGGTCGTTGCACTTGAGATTCTCAGCGGAAGGCCAAATACAGATACAAGCTTGGATCAAGATAAGATATATCTCCTCGAATGG GCTTGGACTCTACACGAAGCTAACCGTCCATTGGAACTGATCGATCCGACGTTGTccgaatttgacaaaggagaaGCACTAAGAATGATTGGAGTAGCTCTTTTGTGCACTCAAACTTCTCCGGTGCTACGCCCACCCATGTCCCGTGTGGTGGCCATGCTCTCAGGCGACGTTGAAGTAAGCAATGTCACATCACGGCCCAGCTACTTGACTTTGTGGCAATTCGATGAATTAACCAACTCCCTGAGCGACTATATGTCAAGAGGATCTATGGAAATAACAATGGAAGGCCCATGTGACACGTCGAACAATTCGAGTTGGTCTACTCCTGCGAAACACTTGCCTCTGCCCACTCAGCCATTTTTGCAAGAGATCACTGGAGAAAGACAGGGCTGA
- the LOC131220890 gene encoding probable LRR receptor-like serine/threonine-protein kinase At1g56140 isoform X2: MKMKGTLSDGRTVAAKKLSVASQHGKSQFVTEIVTISAVQHRNLVKLYGCCLEGDERILVYEYLENKSLDHALYGDRKLHLNWPTRYGICLSTARGLSYLHEESRLRIVHRDVKASNILLDADLNPKISDFGLAKLYDDKKTHISTRVAGTIGYLAPEYAMRGHLTEKADVFGFGVVALEILSGRPNTDTSLDQDKIYLLEWAWTLHEANRPLELIDPTLSEFDKGEALRMIGVALLCTQTSPVLRPPMSRVVAMLSGDVEVSNVTSRPSYLTLWQFDELTNSLSDYMSRGSMEITMEGPCDTSNNSSWSTPAKHLPLPTQPFLQEITGERQG; the protein is encoded by the exons ATGAAAATGAAG GGTACGCTTTCAGATGGAAGGACAGTAGCTGCGAAAAAACTCTCAGTGGCATCTCAACATGGAAAGAGTCAGTTTGTAACAGAGATTGTTACCATATCAGCAGTGCAGCACCGGAACCTTGTGAAGTTGTATGGATGCTGCCTCGAGGGAGATGAGCGGATTTTGGTTTACGAGTATCTCGAAAACAAGAGCCTTGATCATGCACTCTACG GAGACCGTAAGTTGCATCTAAATTGGCCCACCCGCTACGGTATTTGCTTGAGTACGGCACGAGGCCTCTCTTATCTCCACGAGGAGTCGAGGCTCCGAATCGTACATAGAGATGTCAAGGCCAGTAATATTTTGCTTGATGCTGATCTCAATCCCAAGATTTCAGATTTTGGTTTGGCCAAACTATATGATGATAAGAAGACACACATCAGCACACGGGTTGCAGGGACAAT TGGGTATCTTGCACCGGAGTATGCCATGCGTGGGCATCTGACAGAAAAGGCTGACGTGTTCGGATTTGGGGTCGTTGCACTTGAGATTCTCAGCGGAAGGCCAAATACAGATACAAGCTTGGATCAAGATAAGATATATCTCCTCGAATGG GCTTGGACTCTACACGAAGCTAACCGTCCATTGGAACTGATCGATCCGACGTTGTccgaatttgacaaaggagaaGCACTAAGAATGATTGGAGTAGCTCTTTTGTGCACTCAAACTTCTCCGGTGCTACGCCCACCCATGTCCCGTGTGGTGGCCATGCTCTCAGGCGACGTTGAAGTAAGCAATGTCACATCACGGCCCAGCTACTTGACTTTGTGGCAATTCGATGAATTAACCAACTCCCTGAGCGACTATATGTCAAGAGGATCTATGGAAATAACAATGGAAGGCCCATGTGACACGTCGAACAATTCGAGTTGGTCTACTCCTGCGAAACACTTGCCTCTGCCCACTCAGCCATTTTTGCAAGAGATCACTGGAGAAAGACAGGGCTGA